The genomic interval TTTTCTGGCAGCAAGGTCGAATTTGGAAATATTGGCCTTACCGCTGATGAGCACCCGCGGCAGCAGGGAATCTCCGCGCTCAAAGGAAAGGACCAGATCGGAACTCAGGCTCCCGCTTTTAAGCTCGGTGGTCTCGTAGATGGGCAGATAAGGCCAGTATTCGGCCAGCTGCGCGTTTTTGAGTGAAAAATCGAACTCAGTACGCAGGCTCTGGTTGAAGGGCAGGGTATGACCCTTCATGACAAAAGGCGTTCCGTTGATGACCATATTGAGGGTCGGATGAACCTGTTTCTCATTATCCCGGCTCAGGGAAGAGGTAAAAGGAACATAAAGATCAAGCCCGGCAATCTCGTGACGCACATCGCGAACTTTGTCGTAAACCCTGCAGGTTCCGTTGGTGACATCCAGATCGCGGACAATGAAGGGAAACATGGACTTTTCTGCTTCAACTTCGTCCTTCTGCGGTTCCTCCTCCACATCCCCTTCCGGTATAAGGTCGGAAACGCTGCTGCCGCCCCGGAAAATAGATAAGTCCACCAGCGGATCGACTATCCTGATCTGGTCCAGAATCAGGGAAAGCCGAAAAATGGAAAAAGAATCAAAATTGAGGTTAAACTGCTTGAAGGCAAAAAGATTACCTTCCCCTTCTTTTTTGCCGATGGCAAAACCTTCCAGACAAAGATCAAGGGTGTAGGGATTAAAAGCCACCCGCTCGATCTGCACCGGCCTATTCAATACTTCCGGCAACTTGGCAAGAGCGACTTTCTTGAGGGTGAAAGGAATCAGCAGAAAACCGACGAGAGTGTAAAATATAAGCACTCCGGCAAAAACCACCCCGGCCTTGCCCGGACGATTCAACCTGTTCCATTGTTCTCGAATTTTATTGAGCATGTGATTATACGACCTCCGCTATGGCTCCGATCTATCATTAGTACATCATTATGATCCGAAAAGACAGTTTCATATCAATTGTAACATGCCGCAATCATAGTGTTGAACAAATGATTGGCGGCTGGTAGGTTAAGCCCGGAAAGGGAGGAATATAATTCTAATGAAAGCGGAAACATCAATGATCAAGGCCCGGCAGACCGCTCTGCTCTCCACAGCGTGGAGAGGGCTGTGCTTGTGGCTGGCTTTTCTTTTCCTTCCCGCAGCAGCACAGGCCAGTTCCCTGCAGCTTAAAAACATGGTCCTGGACAATCAGGCCGGATCAATCATGGCCCGCTTCGGCATTGAACTCATTGCCGACGCACAGGTGGAAGAAGCCCTGCATAACGGCATCAAACTCAAGCTGATCTGCAAAGCCTCCCTGTACGAACATAAAGATATCTGGCTTGATTCGGAAATGGCCGGCAAGACCTACACCAACAAATTATACTTCGACTCCCTTTCAAACCTGTTTGTGCTGGAAAAACAAGGCAGCAACAAAATCTTCAAAAACAAAAGTTTGAGTATCCTGCTCCGCGAAGAATGGAGAAACATCATCCTCGATCTCGGACCATGGTCGACCCTGCAAAGGGGCGAACGCTACAATCTACGGCTCAAGGTCCGCCTTGACCGCACCGAGGTTCCGGCATGGCTCCGGAACACCCTTTTCTTCTGGTCATGGGATATAATCCCCGCCGCAACCTACCAATTGGATTTCACCTATTGATTTCAGGGACGCCATGACCGAACAGAACATCAAAATAAGTGTGCCGGACACCAAGGAACGCAAGCGCAGGCAGCGCGAATATTACATTGCCTTCTTCTGCCTGATGGTTTTTGTGGGGCTGGGTTTTGTGCAGCTGAAGTACATCGGGGTCAACTCCTACCTTTTCGTGGGGCTGTTCAACCTGAACTTCATCCTGTTGCTCATCGTCCTCTTCATCGTGGTCCGCAACGGGGTCAAGCTGCTGCTGGAGCGACGGCGCAGGGTGCTGGGCTCCAAGCTGCGAACGCGCATGGTCCTCTCCTTCATGTCCCTCTCTCTTGTGCCGACCCTGCTCATGTTTTTCATGGCCATGCAGTTTGTGCAGATTTCCGTGGACTACTGGTTCAAGAATCAGGTTGAGGAATCCATGGTCCAGTCCCTTGAGCTGGGCCGGGCTTTTTACGCCTCGGCGCAGGAAGGACTGGAACGGCGCGGAGACAACATCCTCGAAACCATCAAGGAAAGCCGCTACGCATGGGGCGGTAAATCCATGAAAAAATTTCTGGGCAAAAAACTGGGTGAATATGACCTAGGACTGCTGGGTGTTATCCGCCCGGACCGCAAAAAAATCAACTGGTATTCACAAGGATCGTGGGACAAGGCATGGTCGGAAATCAATGCCAAAGTGGACTGGGAAGACATGAAAAAGAACCCCCGCTTCTGGTCCACCATCCACCCCATGCCGGGCAACGACATGGTCATCGGCATCCTGCCCGTTGACGATGGCAAGACCGGATTTCTGATCATCGGGGAAAACATCGGGCAGGGACTTCTCTACAAGCTGGACCGGGTTGTGCGCGGCCTTGATGAATACAAGCAGCTCAAAACCCTGAAATACCCGCTCAAGATGAGCCTTTACCTGACGCTGGGCGTGACCACCCTGCTGATTATCCTCGGTTCCATCTGGTTCGGGTTCCGGCTTTCCAAGGAGCTTTCCGCGCCCATTCAGGCTTTGGCCGCAGGTTCGCAGCGCATTGCCCGCGGTGACCTCACAGTGCGTCTTGAAGACCGCTCCGACGATGAACTGGGCTTCATGGTCCAAAGCTTCAACCGCATGGCCGAAGACCTTGAAGACAGCCAGAAAAGCCTGAAAACCGCCAACGACCGGCTGGCCCAGCAGAATCAGGAACTGGAGCGCAGGGGCCGCTACATGGAAGCGGTACTCAACAACATCACTGCCGGGGTTATCTCCCTCAATGAAGAAGGGAAAATCAGCACCGTCAACTCGGCCATTGAAGAAATGCTGGGCATTGAAGCCCGCTTTGTGCACGGCAAAGACCCGCTGGCCCTGCTATCCGAAGGCGATCTGGCCTCGCTCATTGCCGAAGCGCGCTCGCATATGGCCACCAGCCCATATTCGCAATGGCAACGCCAGCTCTCCCTCACCGTGGAAGGACGGCACAGAAAATTTCTGGTCAACGTAGTGGCCCTCAAGTCCGGGGAATCCAGCACCGGTATCGTGGCTGTTTTCGAAGATATTACCGAGCTGGAAAAAATGCAGCGCATTGCCGCATGGCGCGAAGTCGCCCGGCGCATCGCCCATGAGATCAAGAACCCGCTTACACCCATCAAGCTTTCCGCCCAGCGGCTGCAGCGTAAATTCGGTCCTGAGATCGAAGACAATGTCTTCCGCGAATCCACGGACCTGATTATCTCGCAGGTGGAACATCTGCAACAGATGGTGCAGGAATTCTCCGCCTACGCAAAACTTCCGGAAGTGCGCCTTGTGCCGGATAAAATAGCCCCTCTGCTGGAAGAGGTGGTCAGCATGTACCGCAACAGCCACAGCAACATCAACTGGTCCCTCAGTTATGACGGAGAACTTCCGCAACTGGAACTGGACCGCGAGGCCATGCGCCGAACCCTGATCAATCTGCTGACCAATGCGGCGGAAGCTCTGGACAACTGCGAAAACCCGGCGGTAACCGTCACTGCCATGCACGACGCCACTCTGGGCTGGCTGCGCATTGAAGTGCAGGACAACGGTCCCGGACTTTCCGCTGACGAACGCTCACGCATGTTTGAGCCGTATTTCTCCAGCAAAAAAAGCGGCACCGGGCTGGGGCTGACCATTGTCAAATCCATTGTTACCGACCACCGGGGATTCATCAGAGTTAAGCCTGCCGAACCGCACGGGACAATATTTGTGCTGGAACTGCCGACCTGATATATTTTCCGTTATGCTTGCCTGATACTTATAATATCGTTTAGTATACTACCTTATAGTCGCAGCAGTGCTTTTATTCTATACACTGACCAGCAACAAACGGATTTTACATGATTTCATATTCTGAAAAAAAAGCAGAAAACAAACTTCCTCCCCGCATAATGGTTGTGGAGGATGAAGCTATTGTTTCGCTGGATATACAGGGACGGCTCAAAGCCCTCGGTTACCATGTGGCCGGATTGGCCTCTTCAGGAGAGCAGGCCGTGCAGGAAGTAAAAGAATGCAATCCGGACCTGATCCTCATGGACATCATGCTGGAAGGGGAAATGGACGGCATTGACACCGCCGCCATGATAAACAGGACCCAGAGCATACCCATAGTCTACCTGACCGCCTATGCGGACAACGACACCCTGAAACGGGCCAAAATCACCGAGCCTTTCGGCTACATCATCAAGCCCTTTGAAGACCGGGAGCTTAACCTGACTATTGAGATGGCTCTCTACAAACACCACACGGAAAGCGCTCTCAAAGAAAGCCTGAGACAGATGAACCGCATCTTTGATGAAACAGTGGTCTCCCTGACCGCCATGTCCGAGAAGCGCGACCCCTACACCTCCGGACACCAGCAGCGGGTGGCGGAACTGGCCTGCCGCATAGCTGTAAAAATGGAACTTTCTTCCGAAACAATAAACAGCATCAGAATCGCAGGAATCCTGCATGATGTGGGTAAAATTTCCATCCCGGCGGAAATCCTGTCCAAACCGACCCGGCTGACCGACCTTGAATTCAACCTGATGAAAACCCACTGTGAAGCCGGATACGAAATCCTCAAAGGAATTTCTTTTCCTTGGCCCGTGGCCCGGATAGTGCTCCAGCACCATGAACGCCTCGACGGCAGCGGATACCCCAACGGCCTGAGCGGCGAGAGCATCCTGCAGGAGGCCCGGATTATCTCCGTGGCTGATGTGGTGGAAGCCATGAGCTCCCATAGACCCTACCGTGCAGCGCTGGGATTGCCCAAAGCCATGGCCGAAATTGCGCGCGGACGGGGAACATCGTATGATCCCGAAGTGGTTGATGCCTGCACACAGCTGATTGAAGAAGACAATTTTTCTTTTGATACCTAAACGGAACAATAAATGAGTAAAAGCATACTGATTGTGGATGACGAAGACGGCATCAGGTATTCCCTGCGCGGAATCCTTGAAGATGAAGGTTTTGAGGTCAGCGAAGCGGAAAGCGGGGAACTGGCTCTTGACCATCTTGCCGATGATCAGCCCGACCTTGTTTTTCTGGACATCTGGCTTCCGGGCATGGACGGCCTTGAAGTTCTTGAGCGGGTCAAAAAGGAATGGGACTGGCTTCCGGTGGTCATGATCTCCGGCCACGGCAACATTGAAACCGCAGTCTCGGCCATCAAAAAAGGTGCTTTTGATTTCATTGAAAAACCGCTTTCCCTTGAGAAAGTGGTCATCACCGCTGAAAAAGCCGTGGAATTTTCCCGCCTGCAATCGGAAAACAAGGCCCTGCGCACCCGTATTGCCGCAGAACAACCGGCAAAACTGACCGGGGATTCCGAATCCATAGCTTCCATGCGCGAAGTTATCGGGCAGGTTGCCCCCACTGACGCATGGGTACTCATTACCGGGGAAAACGGAACAGGAAAAGAAATCGTGGCCCGGTCCATTCATTCCCAGAGCCAACGCTCGGACAAGCCCCTTGTAGCAGTGAACTGTGCTGCCATTCCCGAAGAACTGATTGAATCGGAACTCTTCGGGCATGAAAAAGGAGCCTTCACCGGAGCTGAAAAAGCACAGGAAGGTAAATTCGAGCTGGCTGACAACGGCACCCTGTTTCTGGATGAAATCGGTGATATGAGCCTGAAGACGCAGGCAAAAATCCTGCGAATCCTGCAGGAACAGCGTTTTGAAAGAGTCGGCGGCCGTAAAACCATCAATGTTGATGTACGCGTTATCGCGGCCACCAACAAAGATCTCTTTCAGGAAATCAAGAACGGAAATTTTCGCGAAGACCTTTATTACCGGCTCAAAGTTTTCCCGCTTGAAGTACCGGCCCTGCGCGACCGGGCCGGGGATATCGCCATGCTCATCGGGGAATTCATCACCCGCCTGACCCGCCAGCACGGATTCAAGGCACTGACTTTCACCGATCAGGCCCTGAAAGTGCTGACCGCATATTCATGGCCCGGCAATGTCCGTGAACTCAAAAATTTCGTGGAAAGAATGCTGATCATGTACGGCGGCAAAGAAGTTGGCCCGGACAAACTGCCCCCGGAAATCGCAGACGGACCGCGCAACGAAAGTGCAAATCCTGATCAGGAGCAATTGCCCCTGCCTCTTCCTGAAGGTGAAGTGGATTTCAAGAAGGCCCGTGCTGATTTTGAAGCCCAGTTCCTTGAAGCCAAACTGCGTGAATACAAAGGCAACGTTTCAAAACTTGCCGAGGCCGTGGGACTGGAACGAAGCTCCCTGTACCGCAAACTCAAAGCCTACGAGATTCAGGTGGACTGATCTTCCGGTTCACAAATTTCAACCATGACACAACCGTCCTTACCGTTTTTCTTGGCACTGTACATGGCCGAATCGGCAAGTTTGACCAGAGTCCCGGCATCTCCTCCGTGCAGGGGAAAAAGGGCGGCTCCGGCACTCAGGCTGATCTGCACGGACTTCTGACCCAATTTAACCGGAACAGACAACTCTCCATAGATCTTGGAACAGACTTCCTTGAGCCGGGCCGGAGTTCCCACTTCCGGAAGCAGGACCGCAAATTCATCCCCTCCCAAACGGGCCACGGTATCTGATTTACGCAAACTTTTTTCAAGCAGACGGCTGACAATTATCAACAGCTCATCTCCGGCAGTATGCCCGAGATTGTCGTTAATCTTCTTGAACCCGTTCAGATCAATATAAACAAGGGCAAAAGCCCGCCCGTACCGCTCCGCCTCTCTGATCATGGTTTCCAGACGATCAAAAAACAGCTTGCGGTTAGGCAGTCCGGTCAGGGAATCATGCATGGCCATGTTGATCAGCCGCTCCTGATAAATCCGCCTTCTGGTCAAGGCCATGGCTACGGCCAGAGCCCCGGCAGCCACAACCACAAAAAGAATTGCGCCCAGCATCAGCATCCCCGAAAGCAGCTGGCTGGAACCTCTTGAAATTACCGCTTCAGGCATGTGCGAAACCAGCACCCAGAAATATCCGGCAGAGCTGACCATCATCCTGCTGGGCAAATAAGGTCCGGCGGCACCGGTACTGGAACGGTACCCCTCGCGCAGGGGATGGATGGTCGTAAAAGTAAACAGCCCGTTATCAGTACAGAACTGCCCCTGCTTATCCTTGAGTATACGCTTCCATTCCTGCGGATATGCGTTGGTAAAAGAAACATCTTTCCTCTCAGGCAGCATAAACCCCCATTCGCTTTCCCGGTCCGGCCCAATGAGCCAGTACCCCTTGGAATTAAGCATCATTTTCACACTTGCAGAAGAAGCATCAATTCCTGAAATACGTTCGAAAAGGTCCTCGGCCAGATAGTTGAATATCAACACTCCGTCCTTGTTGCCCTCAGCATCAAAAATCGGAGTCCCAAACCTGATCATCGGTTTGAACGGCTTTTCAACATGGCCGCGCTCAATGTTCAAATCAAGGGGAGAAATAAAAACTTCGCGCTCATCAAGAGCAATGCTGTCTTCAAAGTAATAACGCCGGGACTTATCCTGAAGTTTTCCTTCAAAAACTACCCAGGGATCACCTTTATTATAGTTTACTCTTACTTTTTCCTTTCCTGATTTATCCAAAAAAACCACATGATTGTATTTCTTTTTACAAAACAAAAAATTGTAGAACTCTTTTTCGAGCCAATGCCTTTCCCCATTATCATCGGAATTGCAAAAATCAGTCAGAGCTGTCTGTCCGGCAAGAAAAAGAAGATCGCTGACAATAAAGTCAAAACTGTCTTTGGTTACTTCTTCCTGAAGATTCACGGAGGCCTGTTCCCGCATCTTCATCTGCTCTAAGTGGCTGTTGTTCTCGGCGTGGTAAAACACACACATAATACCGGCCACCATACTGCCCGACAAAATAAAAATCAGAGCAAATAGTTTCAGACTCTTTCTGAAAATATGACTATGTTCTATTACCATTCGCTCTTACCGCTCCGCAATAAAATATATAATCTAGATACTTACACACAAAAAAAGCAACCTCGCACTATAAAACATAGCACGAGACTGCCTTAATTTAACAGGATTTTTTACTGTTTTTATGGACCGAGCCAGCGAACCGCACCGGTGTCAGTATCGTAAACAGCTCCCATAAGCTGTGCCTTGCCCGAACGGACCTTCTCAAGAATGGCCGGACATTGCCCCAGTATTTCGCGCATCACCTGACGCACATTGGTCTCCGCCACCTTATCCGCCAGTTCCCCGCCCTTGAGCGAGGGGTAGAGCACACGGGTCATTCTGATGGACGGTTCGAGCTTGCCCAGCAGCTGTACCAGATGTCCTTTTAATTCCACTTTATCAATGGCCGCCCTGATGAGAGTGGAACGGGTATGGCCCATGACCACCAGCAGCGGGGTTTCAAGGGCCAGCATGGAATATTCCACCGAAGCAAGAGTATCGGTTCCGGCCACATTTCCCGCAAGACGCACGGTAAAAAGATCACCCAGACCGCGGTCAAAGATAAGTACCGGGTCAACCCGCGAATCTGAAGCGGTAACCACCGTGGCAAAAGGATTCTGCCCCTGCAGGGCCAGCACCTTGCGCTGGTGGGAGGTCTGGTTGGGGTATACGCTGCTGCCTTTCACAAAACGCAGGTTGCCTTCCATAAGCAGCACCAGAGCCTGATCGGCACCCATCTTCTTTGCTGAGCCGGAAGCGGCGGTTCCGTTAAAGGCTGCGCAGGGCGCTCCTGATAAATTAAGCAGAAATGCAATGGTGAAAAATATGAACAGGTTCTTCAATGAATGCTCCGCCGTTTGCAATTTTTAAACGTTATAAAAGGACCATACATAGCGTAACCATGTTTATGCAAGGGGAGGCGGATAATTTACTTCGTGACAGTCTGTAAAGTTTTTCCGCCGCAGGTCGATCAGATATGCAAGACATCAATCGGGAGGGTGTCAGGAACAACCT from Desulfovibrio sp. JC010 carries:
- a CDS encoding DUF4390 domain-containing protein, with the protein product MKAETSMIKARQTALLSTAWRGLCLWLAFLFLPAAAQASSLQLKNMVLDNQAGSIMARFGIELIADAQVEEALHNGIKLKLICKASLYEHKDIWLDSEMAGKTYTNKLYFDSLSNLFVLEKQGSNKIFKNKSLSILLREEWRNIILDLGPWSTLQRGERYNLRLKVRLDRTEVPAWLRNTLFFWSWDIIPAATYQLDFTY
- a CDS encoding PAS domain-containing sensor histidine kinase gives rise to the protein MTEQNIKISVPDTKERKRRQREYYIAFFCLMVFVGLGFVQLKYIGVNSYLFVGLFNLNFILLLIVLFIVVRNGVKLLLERRRRVLGSKLRTRMVLSFMSLSLVPTLLMFFMAMQFVQISVDYWFKNQVEESMVQSLELGRAFYASAQEGLERRGDNILETIKESRYAWGGKSMKKFLGKKLGEYDLGLLGVIRPDRKKINWYSQGSWDKAWSEINAKVDWEDMKKNPRFWSTIHPMPGNDMVIGILPVDDGKTGFLIIGENIGQGLLYKLDRVVRGLDEYKQLKTLKYPLKMSLYLTLGVTTLLIILGSIWFGFRLSKELSAPIQALAAGSQRIARGDLTVRLEDRSDDELGFMVQSFNRMAEDLEDSQKSLKTANDRLAQQNQELERRGRYMEAVLNNITAGVISLNEEGKISTVNSAIEEMLGIEARFVHGKDPLALLSEGDLASLIAEARSHMATSPYSQWQRQLSLTVEGRHRKFLVNVVALKSGESSTGIVAVFEDITELEKMQRIAAWREVARRIAHEIKNPLTPIKLSAQRLQRKFGPEIEDNVFRESTDLIISQVEHLQQMVQEFSAYAKLPEVRLVPDKIAPLLEEVVSMYRNSHSNINWSLSYDGELPQLELDREAMRRTLINLLTNAAEALDNCENPAVTVTAMHDATLGWLRIEVQDNGPGLSADERSRMFEPYFSSKKSGTGLGLTIVKSIVTDHRGFIRVKPAEPHGTIFVLELPT
- a CDS encoding HD domain-containing phosphohydrolase, yielding MISYSEKKAENKLPPRIMVVEDEAIVSLDIQGRLKALGYHVAGLASSGEQAVQEVKECNPDLILMDIMLEGEMDGIDTAAMINRTQSIPIVYLTAYADNDTLKRAKITEPFGYIIKPFEDRELNLTIEMALYKHHTESALKESLRQMNRIFDETVVSLTAMSEKRDPYTSGHQQRVAELACRIAVKMELSSETINSIRIAGILHDVGKISIPAEILSKPTRLTDLEFNLMKTHCEAGYEILKGISFPWPVARIVLQHHERLDGSGYPNGLSGESILQEARIISVADVVEAMSSHRPYRAALGLPKAMAEIARGRGTSYDPEVVDACTQLIEEDNFSFDT
- a CDS encoding sigma-54 dependent transcriptional regulator, translated to MSKSILIVDDEDGIRYSLRGILEDEGFEVSEAESGELALDHLADDQPDLVFLDIWLPGMDGLEVLERVKKEWDWLPVVMISGHGNIETAVSAIKKGAFDFIEKPLSLEKVVITAEKAVEFSRLQSENKALRTRIAAEQPAKLTGDSESIASMREVIGQVAPTDAWVLITGENGTGKEIVARSIHSQSQRSDKPLVAVNCAAIPEELIESELFGHEKGAFTGAEKAQEGKFELADNGTLFLDEIGDMSLKTQAKILRILQEQRFERVGGRKTINVDVRVIAATNKDLFQEIKNGNFREDLYYRLKVFPLEVPALRDRAGDIAMLIGEFITRLTRQHGFKALTFTDQALKVLTAYSWPGNVRELKNFVERMLIMYGGKEVGPDKLPPEIADGPRNESANPDQEQLPLPLPEGEVDFKKARADFEAQFLEAKLREYKGNVSKLAEAVGLERSSLYRKLKAYEIQVD
- a CDS encoding sensor domain-containing diguanylate cyclase, which translates into the protein MCVFYHAENNSHLEQMKMREQASVNLQEEVTKDSFDFIVSDLLFLAGQTALTDFCNSDDNGERHWLEKEFYNFLFCKKKYNHVVFLDKSGKEKVRVNYNKGDPWVVFEGKLQDKSRRYYFEDSIALDEREVFISPLDLNIERGHVEKPFKPMIRFGTPIFDAEGNKDGVLIFNYLAEDLFERISGIDASSASVKMMLNSKGYWLIGPDRESEWGFMLPERKDVSFTNAYPQEWKRILKDKQGQFCTDNGLFTFTTIHPLREGYRSSTGAAGPYLPSRMMVSSAGYFWVLVSHMPEAVISRGSSQLLSGMLMLGAILFVVVAAGALAVAMALTRRRIYQERLINMAMHDSLTGLPNRKLFFDRLETMIREAERYGRAFALVYIDLNGFKKINDNLGHTAGDELLIIVSRLLEKSLRKSDTVARLGGDEFAVLLPEVGTPARLKEVCSKIYGELSVPVKLGQKSVQISLSAGAALFPLHGGDAGTLVKLADSAMYSAKKNGKDGCVMVEICEPEDQST
- a CDS encoding carbonic anhydrase — translated: MKNLFIFFTIAFLLNLSGAPCAAFNGTAASGSAKKMGADQALVLLMEGNLRFVKGSSVYPNQTSHQRKVLALQGQNPFATVVTASDSRVDPVLIFDRGLGDLFTVRLAGNVAGTDTLASVEYSMLALETPLLVVMGHTRSTLIRAAIDKVELKGHLVQLLGKLEPSIRMTRVLYPSLKGGELADKVAETNVRQVMREILGQCPAILEKVRSGKAQLMGAVYDTDTGAVRWLGP